Proteins encoded by one window of Streptomyces clavuligerus:
- the thrC gene encoding threonine synthase — MAVQTVANTADATGSTTPAPDLGPAAALSCRECGERFPLGPIFACVSCFGPLEVAYELPAGGPEELRRRIEAGPKNIWRYAPLLPVPADVAGKPSLNPGFTQLVQADNLARELGVTGGLYIKDDSGNPTHSFKDRVVAIAVEAARAFGFTTLSCSSTGNLAGAVGAAAARAGFRSCVFIPHDLEQGKVVMAAVYGGELVGIEGTYDDVNRFCSELIGDPLGEGWGFVNVNLRPYYGEGSKTLAYEICEQLGWRLPDQIVIPIASGSQLTKIDKGLQELIKLGLVEDRPYKIFGAQAEGCSPVSAAYKAGHDVVRPVKPDTIAKSLAIGNPADGPYVLDIARRTGGAVEDVTDGQIVDAIKLLARTEGIFAETAGGVTVGVTRKLIENGVLDPALTTVVLNTGDGLKTLDAVAPTSGPTATIRPSLEAFRAAGLATD, encoded by the coding sequence ATGGCTGTGCAGACCGTCGCAAACACCGCCGACGCCACCGGTTCCACCACCCCCGCCCCTGATCTGGGCCCCGCCGCGGCACTCTCCTGTCGCGAGTGCGGTGAGCGCTTCCCGCTCGGCCCGATCTTCGCCTGTGTCTCGTGTTTCGGCCCGCTGGAGGTCGCGTACGAGCTGCCCGCGGGCGGCCCGGAGGAGCTGCGGCGGCGGATCGAGGCCGGCCCGAAGAACATCTGGCGCTACGCCCCGCTGCTGCCGGTCCCCGCCGACGTGGCCGGCAAGCCCAGTCTGAACCCCGGCTTCACCCAGCTGGTGCAGGCCGACAACCTCGCCCGTGAACTGGGCGTGACCGGCGGCCTGTACATCAAGGACGACTCCGGCAACCCCACCCACTCCTTCAAGGACCGGGTCGTGGCGATCGCCGTCGAGGCGGCCCGCGCCTTCGGCTTCACCACCCTCTCCTGCTCCTCGACCGGCAACCTCGCGGGCGCGGTCGGCGCGGCGGCGGCCCGTGCGGGCTTCCGCTCCTGCGTCTTCATCCCGCACGACCTGGAGCAGGGCAAGGTCGTCATGGCCGCCGTCTACGGCGGCGAGCTGGTGGGCATCGAGGGCACCTACGACGATGTGAACCGCTTCTGCTCGGAGCTGATCGGCGACCCGCTCGGCGAGGGCTGGGGCTTCGTCAACGTCAATCTGCGCCCGTACTACGGCGAGGGCTCCAAGACGCTGGCGTACGAGATCTGCGAGCAGCTCGGCTGGCGGCTGCCGGACCAGATCGTGATCCCCATCGCCTCCGGTTCCCAGCTCACCAAGATCGACAAGGGGCTCCAGGAGCTGATCAAGCTGGGTCTGGTCGAGGACCGCCCCTACAAGATCTTCGGCGCCCAGGCGGAGGGCTGCTCCCCCGTGTCGGCCGCCTACAAGGCCGGGCACGACGTGGTGCGCCCGGTGAAGCCGGACACCATCGCCAAGTCGCTGGCCATCGGCAACCCGGCCGACGGCCCCTATGTGCTGGACATCGCCCGCCGCACCGGCGGCGCGGTGGAGGACGTCACCGACGGGCAGATCGTGGACGCGATCAAGCTCCTCGCCCGGACCGAGGGGATCTTCGCCGAGACCGCGGGCGGCGTGACCGTCGGGGTGACCCGGAAGCTGATCGAGAACGGGGTACTGGACCCGGCGCTCACCACCGTCGTGCTCAACACCGGCGACGGGCTCAAGACCCTGGACGCGGTCGCGCCGACCAGCGGACCCACGGCGACCATCCGGCCGAGCCTGGAGGCGTTCCGCGCCGCCGGTCTCGCCACCGACTGA
- a CDS encoding MoaD/ThiS family protein, with protein sequence MSVTVRIPTILRTYTDGRSEVPAEGTTLAEVIADLEKNHAGIAARVLDDAGKLRRFVNVYVNDDDVRFEQGLETATPDGAGVSIIPAVAGG encoded by the coding sequence ATGAGCGTCACCGTCCGCATCCCGACCATTCTGCGCACCTACACCGACGGCCGGTCCGAGGTCCCCGCCGAGGGCACCACCCTCGCCGAGGTGATCGCCGACCTGGAGAAGAACCACGCCGGAATCGCCGCGCGCGTCCTCGACGACGCGGGGAAGCTGCGCCGTTTTGTGAACGTCTACGTCAATGACGACGATGTCCGATTCGAGCAGGGTCTGGAGACCGCGACGCCCGACGGCGCCGGTGTCTCGATCATCCCCGCGGTCGCCGGCGGCTGA
- a CDS encoding cold-shock protein yields MAQGTVKWFNAEKGYGFIAVDGGADVFVHYSAIQMDGYRTLEEGQRVEFEISQGQKGPQADMVKLTA; encoded by the coding sequence ATGGCTCAGGGCACCGTCAAGTGGTTCAACGCGGAGAAGGGGTACGGCTTCATCGCGGTCGACGGTGGTGCGGACGTATTCGTCCACTACAGCGCGATCCAGATGGACGGCTACCGCACCCTGGAGGAGGGTCAGCGAGTCGAGTTCGAAATCTCGCAGGGTCAGAAGGGCCCGCAGGCTGACATGGTGAAGCTGACGGCCTGA
- the groL gene encoding chaperonin GroEL (60 kDa chaperone family; promotes refolding of misfolded polypeptides especially under stressful conditions; forms two stacked rings of heptamers to form a barrel-shaped 14mer; ends can be capped by GroES; misfolded proteins enter the barrel where they are refolded when GroES binds) produces the protein MAKIIAFDEEARRGLERGMNQLADAVKVTLGPKGRNVVLEKKWGAPTITNDGVSIAKEIELEDPYEKIGAELVKEVAKKTDDVAGDGTTTATVLAQALVREGLRNVAAGANPMALKRGIEKAVEAVSAALLEQAKDVETKEQIASTASISAADTQIGELIAEAMDKVGKEGVITVEESQTFGLELELTEGMRFDKGYISAYFATDMERMEASLDDPYILIVNSKIGNVKDLLPLLEKVMQSGKPLLIIAEDVEGEALSTLVVNKIRGTFKSVAVKAPGFGDRRKAMLNDIAILTGGTVISEEVGLKLENAGLDLLGRARKVVITKDETTIVDGAGDSDQVAGRVNQIRAEIENSDSDYDREKLQERLAKLAGGVAVIKAGAATEVELKERKHRIEDAVRNAKAAVEEGIVAGGGVALLQASAVFDKLELTGDEATGANAVRLALEAPLKQIAVNGGLEGGVVVEKVRNLTPGHGLNAATGEYVDMIAEGILDPAKVTRSALQNAASIAALFLTTEAVIADKPEKAAAAAPGGMPGGDMDF, from the coding sequence ATGGCAAAGATCATCGCGTTCGACGAGGAGGCGCGGCGCGGCCTTGAGCGCGGTATGAACCAGCTCGCCGACGCCGTCAAGGTCACCCTCGGTCCCAAGGGGCGGAACGTCGTCCTGGAGAAGAAGTGGGGCGCGCCCACGATCACCAACGATGGTGTGTCCATCGCCAAGGAGATCGAGCTGGAGGACCCGTACGAGAAGATCGGCGCCGAGCTGGTCAAGGAAGTCGCCAAGAAGACGGACGACGTCGCCGGTGACGGCACGACGACCGCCACGGTCCTGGCTCAGGCGCTGGTCCGCGAGGGTCTGCGCAACGTCGCCGCCGGCGCCAACCCGATGGCCCTGAAGCGCGGTATCGAGAAGGCCGTCGAGGCCGTCTCCGCCGCCCTGCTGGAGCAGGCGAAGGACGTGGAGACCAAGGAGCAGATCGCCTCCACCGCCTCCATCTCCGCCGCCGACACCCAGATCGGCGAGCTGATCGCCGAGGCCATGGACAAGGTCGGCAAGGAAGGCGTCATCACCGTCGAGGAGTCCCAGACCTTCGGTCTGGAGCTGGAGCTCACCGAGGGTATGCGCTTCGACAAGGGCTACATCTCGGCGTACTTCGCCACCGACATGGAGCGTATGGAGGCGTCCCTGGACGACCCGTACATCCTGATCGTGAACTCCAAGATCGGCAATGTGAAGGACCTCCTTCCGCTGCTGGAGAAGGTCATGCAGTCGGGCAAGCCGCTGCTGATCATCGCCGAGGACGTCGAGGGCGAGGCCCTGTCCACGCTGGTCGTCAACAAGATCCGTGGCACCTTCAAGTCCGTCGCCGTCAAGGCCCCGGGCTTCGGCGACCGCCGCAAGGCCATGCTGAACGACATCGCCATCCTCACCGGCGGCACGGTCATCTCCGAGGAGGTCGGCCTCAAGCTGGAGAACGCCGGCCTGGACCTGCTGGGCCGCGCCCGCAAGGTCGTCATCACCAAGGACGAGACCACCATCGTCGACGGTGCCGGTGACAGCGACCAGGTTGCCGGTCGCGTCAACCAGATCCGCGCCGAGATCGAGAACTCCGACTCGGACTACGACCGCGAGAAGCTCCAGGAGCGTCTGGCGAAGCTGGCCGGCGGCGTGGCCGTCATCAAGGCCGGTGCCGCGACCGAGGTCGAGCTCAAGGAGCGCAAGCACCGCATCGAGGACGCCGTGCGCAACGCGAAGGCGGCCGTCGAGGAGGGCATCGTCGCCGGTGGCGGCGTGGCGCTGCTCCAGGCTTCCGCCGTCTTCGACAAGCTGGAGCTGACGGGCGACGAGGCCACCGGTGCCAACGCCGTCCGCCTGGCCCTGGAGGCCCCGCTCAAGCAGATCGCCGTCAACGGCGGCCTTGAGGGCGGCGTCGTGGTCGAGAAGGTGCGCAACCTGACCCCGGGTCACGGTCTGAACGCCGCGACCGGCGAGTACGTGGACATGATCGCCGAGGGCATCCTCGACCCGGCGAAGGTGACCCGTTCCGCGCTCCAGAACGCCGCCTCCATCGCGGCGCTCTTCCTCACCACCGAGGCCGTCATCGCCGACAAGCCGGAGAAGGCCGCTGCGGCTGCTCCGGGCGGCATGCCGGGCGGTGACATGGACTTCTGA
- a CDS encoding alpha/beta hydrolase, translating to MRLRALIPALAVGLLAPLAPLAPQATARTAPAAEPSPATWYETQKPAWKHCGGTAPARFQCATLQMPLDYRRPDGPTIGVAISRLATSTPEQRRGVLLFNPGGPGGSGLEDPLLFAKDLPRSVLERYDLIGFDPRGVGRSSPLNCGLDEDEKAGGFWSPYKPETEQRDIARSRSIAEKCRAREGERVPHISTRNTARDMDVIRAVLGERKISYIGVSYGTYLGAVYTQMFPHRADRFILDSAVDPTLAWRGMFRTWGPEAETAFTRWTRWTAARDARYDLGGTPAQVRDTFWGLVRKAERTPISLHGREWNGDAIRLLRPTFFSVKEGADAMANLRRASLGLPVGPAPATPAFPDMTGFWDTLWSIACGDDDTSWPRDPGTYREDAIRDKARYPLYGDFASSVKACAFWGTSPEPVTTFDKPAKALILQNEWDSQTSYANGLGMHRTLKGSRLVSVKGGEGHGIYNYAPNPCALKSANDYLITGVLPHQNVTCTAVDDQTSHRATPSLRPPVSRKAGML from the coding sequence ATGCGTTTACGCGCACTCATACCGGCACTCGCCGTGGGGCTGCTGGCCCCGCTGGCCCCGCTGGCACCGCAGGCGACCGCCCGGACCGCCCCGGCGGCCGAGCCCTCTCCGGCAACGTGGTACGAGACCCAGAAGCCCGCGTGGAAGCACTGCGGCGGCACGGCGCCCGCCCGCTTCCAGTGCGCCACCCTCCAGATGCCGTTGGACTACCGGCGGCCCGACGGACCGACGATCGGCGTCGCGATCTCCCGCCTCGCCACCAGCACCCCGGAGCAGCGCCGCGGAGTACTGCTCTTCAACCCCGGCGGCCCCGGCGGCTCCGGCCTCGAAGACCCGCTGCTCTTCGCGAAGGACCTGCCCCGGTCCGTGCTCGAACGGTACGACCTGATCGGCTTCGACCCCCGGGGCGTCGGCCGCAGCTCCCCGTTGAACTGCGGCCTCGACGAGGACGAGAAGGCCGGGGGCTTCTGGAGCCCGTACAAGCCGGAGACGGAGCAGCGGGACATCGCCCGGTCCCGCTCGATCGCCGAGAAGTGCAGAGCGAGGGAGGGCGAGCGCGTTCCGCATATCTCGACGAGGAACACCGCCCGCGACATGGATGTCATCCGCGCCGTCCTCGGCGAACGGAAGATCTCGTACATCGGCGTCTCCTACGGGACCTATCTGGGCGCCGTCTACACCCAGATGTTCCCCCACCGCGCCGACCGCTTCATCCTCGACAGCGCCGTCGACCCGACGCTGGCCTGGCGCGGCATGTTCCGCACCTGGGGCCCGGAGGCCGAGACCGCCTTCACCCGCTGGACGCGGTGGACGGCCGCGCGCGACGCCCGCTACGACCTGGGCGGCACACCCGCCCAGGTCCGCGACACCTTCTGGGGGCTGGTGCGGAAGGCCGAGCGTACGCCGATCTCCCTGCACGGACGGGAGTGGAACGGGGACGCGATCCGCCTCCTGCGGCCCACGTTCTTCTCGGTGAAGGAGGGAGCGGACGCGATGGCGAACCTGCGCCGAGCCTCCCTCGGCCTGCCGGTGGGCCCCGCCCCCGCGACCCCCGCCTTCCCCGATATGACGGGCTTCTGGGACACCCTCTGGTCCATCGCCTGCGGTGACGACGACACCTCCTGGCCCCGCGACCCGGGCACCTATCGGGAGGACGCCATCCGGGACAAAGCCCGCTATCCGCTCTACGGCGACTTCGCGTCCAGCGTCAAGGCATGCGCCTTCTGGGGCACCTCGCCCGAGCCCGTCACCACGTTCGACAAGCCCGCCAAGGCGCTGATCCTCCAGAACGAGTGGGACTCGCAGACCTCGTACGCGAACGGACTCGGCATGCACCGGACCCTGAAGGGCTCCCGGCTGGTCTCGGTCAAGGGCGGCGAGGGCCACGGCATCTACAACTACGCCCCCAACCCCTGCGCCCTGAAGTCGGCGAACGACTACCTGATCACGGGAGTCCTCCCGCACCAGAACGTGACCTGCACCGCCGTCGACGACCAGACCTCCCACCGCGCGACGCCCTCGCTGAGGCCCCCGGTCTCCCGCAAGGCGGGCATGCTCTGA